A single window of Pristis pectinata isolate sPriPec2 chromosome 8, sPriPec2.1.pri, whole genome shotgun sequence DNA harbors:
- the ccnf gene encoding cyclin-F isoform X5, whose product MRPEVFHCNCAKCVSLPAIQKVKKSTPALTLLSLPADVLLYVLECLPAQDILRFRAVHPLFKALVDNHSSVWAHANFQEIWPSPVNRWLFERAAESGNFEAAVKLGIAYLYNEGLSVSDEGRAEVNGLKASHFFSLAESLNVDASPFVWLFIRPPWSLTGSCCKAVVYDSLKNECQLQSAKAASLTYCLAKVLSLFEDEEKQKQAISMFEESSCHGCLPSSYHLWERNHKEAVADPGRFLQSLRKLRDYATKGCWEAQLTLAKACGSGSLLGLKSKPKDLVAQIFQSSCPSFKQKMFKVQKGMNDTMRYILIDWLVEVTSMKDFSSLCLHVTVANVDRYLMLRSVPRGRLQLLGIACMVICTRFISKEILTIREAVWLTDNTYKYEDLVRMMGEIISALRGKIKTPTILDYAEVLLAISPLERHTVHLFNYICELSLLYTDISVYSPSMTAAAALLLARVLHKQALPWSSQLTESTGFTLESLIPCVITLHKKCFHNEVPRDYRQVSLTAVKQRFEDERHQQISKEKVMDYNELCSLLGIKEESGPSPPSVHTVPEIQTFLTSPSGNKTKRRREDSFREDRGNFVATPIVELSNHEDTFLGDFVDLSLDLSCTGYEGDQESEEEKHVDITDAAGVEDAAAASGNCEATDEESDDSLLDDQLLPGSQRSAAPCAFRELQGELSSGYSSVTSESSSSSDTRQPLPSTSRLSPTVDRMNPTPSSFSTESWHLLHESEPEGHGNWSPPSRRRPIKRKNGAEHNKGDSNLGLRV is encoded by the exons TGTTTCACTGTAACTGTGCAAAATGTGTCTCACTACCTGCAATACAGAAAGTTAAGAAAAGTACACCTGCCCTGACACTGCTCAGTCTTCCAGCTGACGTTTTGCTTTACGTTTTGGAATGTCTCCCTGCTCAGGATATTTTGCGTTTCAGAGCG GTACACCCTCTCTTTAAAGCCCTTGTTGACAATCACTCTAGTGTTTGGGCCCATGCAAATTTTCAGGAGATTTGGCCGTCTCCAGTAAATCGGTGGCTCTTTGAAAG GGCTGCAGAAAGTGGAAACTTTGAGGCTGCTGTAAAGCTTGGGATAGCGTATCTTTACAATGAAGGGC TTTCAGTTTCTGATGAAGGGCGTGCTGAAGTGAATGGACTGAAGGCCTCCCATTTCTTCAGTCTGGCTGAGAGTCTGAATGTTGATGCAAGCCCATTTGTTTGGCTGTTCATTAGACCACCGTGGTCTCTGACTGGCAGTTGCTGTAAGGCCGTTGTCTATGATAGTTTAAAGAACGAGTGCCAATTACAATCA GCTAAGGCGGCATCGCTAACTTATTGTTTGGCCAAAGTTCTGAGTCTCTTTGAG GATGAAgagaagcagaagcaggctatATCAATGTTCGAAGAATCTTCTTGTCACGGGTGTTTGCCAAGTTCTTACCACTTGTGGGAGAGAAACCATAAAGAAGCA gTGGCTGATCCTGGGAGGTTCCTTCAGAGCCTGAGGAAATTGCGTGATTATGCAACAAAAGGATGCTGGGAAGCACAG TTGACATTAGCCAAAGCCTGTGGAAGTGGCAGTCTGCTTGGACTGAAGTCTAAACCTAAAGATCTTGTGGCCCAAATTTTTCAGTCTTCCTGTCCATccttcaaacagaaaatgttcaaagtACAAAAGGGCATGAATGACACAATGAG GTACATTTTAATCGATTGGCTCGTGGAAGTGACCAGCATGAAGGACTTTTCCAGCTTGTGTCTGCACGTTACCGTGGCAAATGTAGATCGGTACCTGATGCTGCGCTCTGTACCCAGGGGTAGACTCCAGTTGTTGGGGATAGCCTGTATGGTTATCTGCACACG TTTTATTAGTAAAGAGATCCTCACAATTCGCGAAGCAGTCTGGCTTACGGACAACACTTACAAGTACGAAGACCTAGTACGAATGATGGGAGAGATCATTTCTGCACTTCGAGGAAAAATTAAA ACACCTACCATTCTGGATTATGCAGAAGTGCTGCTGGCAATATCTCCACTAGAAAGGCACACCGTCCATCTATTTAACTACATCTGCGAGCTGTCACTGCTCTATACAGACATCTCTGTTTATTCCCCCTCCATGACAGCTGCTGCTGCTTTGCTATTGGCTCGAGTGCTCCACAAGCAAG CCCTGCCATGGTCCAGCCAGCTTACAGAATCCACTGGATTTACATTAGAGAGTCTCATTCCATGTGTAATAACCCTGCATAAAAAATG CTTCCATAATGAAGTGCCCAGGGATTACAGGCAAGTCTCTCTGACTGCTGTAAAGCAAAGATTTGAGGATGAACGTCATCAGCAAATAAGCAAGGAAAAG GTGATGGATTACAATGAGCTGTGTAGTCTTCtgggaataaaagaggaaagtggaccttcaccaccttctgttcACACCGTTCCTGAGATCCAGACCTTTTTGACATCGCCTTCAGGCAACAAAACAAAACG ACGAAGAGAAGATAGTTTTCGAGAAGACAGAGGTAACTTTGTGGCAACTCCTATTGTTGAATTATCTAATCATGAGGACACCTTCCTGGGCGACTTCGTGGATCTGAGTTTAGACTTGTCCTGCACTGGGTATGAAGGAGACCAGGAAAGTGAAGAGGAGAAACATGTTGATA TTACTGATGCTGCTGGAGTTGAGGACGCAGCTGCGGCGAGTGGGAATTGTGAAGCAACAGATGAAGAGAGTGACGACAGCCTGCTGGATGATCAGCTGCTGCCTGGCTCACAGAGATCTGCAGCACCATGTGCCTTCCGAGAGCTGCAAGGGGAACTCAGCTCAGGCTACTCATCTGTGACCAGTGAAAGCTCCTCCTCCTCAGACACCAGACAGCCGTTGCCATCTACTTCAAGGCTGTCTCCCACAGTGGACCGCATGAACCCAACACCTTCCTCCTTCAGCACAGAAAGCTGGCACCTGCTCCACGAATCGGAACCCGAAGGGCACGGGAACTGGTCCCCGCCCTCTCGCAGGAGGCCTATCAAACGCAAGAATGGTGCAGAGCACAATAAAGGTGACTCGAACTTGGGTTTGAGGGTCTAA
- the ccnf gene encoding cyclin-F isoform X6, translating to MLAFIEFKSCKVHPLFKALVDNHSSVWAHANFQEIWPSPVNRWLFERAAESGNFEAAVKLGIAYLYNEGLSVSDEGRAEVNGLKASHFFSLAESLNVDASPFVWLFIRPPWSLTGSCCKAVVYDSLKNECQLQSAKAASLTYCLAKVLSLFEDEEKQKQAISMFEESSCHGCLPSSYHLWERNHKEAVADPGRFLQSLRKLRDYATKGCWEAQLTLAKACGSGSLLGLKSKPKDLVAQIFQSSCPSFKQKMFKVQKGMNDTMRYILIDWLVEVTSMKDFSSLCLHVTVANVDRYLMLRSVPRGRLQLLGIACMVICTRFISKEILTIREAVWLTDNTYKYEDLVRMMGEIISALRGKIKTPTILDYAEVLLAISPLERHTVHLFNYICELSLLYTDISVYSPSMTAAAALLLARVLHKQALPWSSQLTESTGFTLESLIPCVITLHKKCFHNEVPRDYRQVSLTAVKQRFEDERHQQISKEKVMDYNELCSLLGIKEESGPSPPSVHTVPEIQTFLTSPSGNKTKRRREDSFREDRGNFVATPIVELSNHEDTFLGDFVDLSLDLSCTGYEGDQESEEEKHVDITDAAGVEDAAAASGNCEATDEESDDSLLDDQLLPGSQRSAAPCAFRELQGELSSGYSSVTSESSSSSDTRQPLPSTSRLSPTVDRMNPTPSSFSTESWHLLHESEPEGHGNWSPPSRRRPIKRKNGAEHNKGDSNLGLRV from the exons atgctggccttcattgagttcaaaagctgcaag GTACACCCTCTCTTTAAAGCCCTTGTTGACAATCACTCTAGTGTTTGGGCCCATGCAAATTTTCAGGAGATTTGGCCGTCTCCAGTAAATCGGTGGCTCTTTGAAAG GGCTGCAGAAAGTGGAAACTTTGAGGCTGCTGTAAAGCTTGGGATAGCGTATCTTTACAATGAAGGGC TTTCAGTTTCTGATGAAGGGCGTGCTGAAGTGAATGGACTGAAGGCCTCCCATTTCTTCAGTCTGGCTGAGAGTCTGAATGTTGATGCAAGCCCATTTGTTTGGCTGTTCATTAGACCACCGTGGTCTCTGACTGGCAGTTGCTGTAAGGCCGTTGTCTATGATAGTTTAAAGAACGAGTGCCAATTACAATCA GCTAAGGCGGCATCGCTAACTTATTGTTTGGCCAAAGTTCTGAGTCTCTTTGAG GATGAAgagaagcagaagcaggctatATCAATGTTCGAAGAATCTTCTTGTCACGGGTGTTTGCCAAGTTCTTACCACTTGTGGGAGAGAAACCATAAAGAAGCA gTGGCTGATCCTGGGAGGTTCCTTCAGAGCCTGAGGAAATTGCGTGATTATGCAACAAAAGGATGCTGGGAAGCACAG TTGACATTAGCCAAAGCCTGTGGAAGTGGCAGTCTGCTTGGACTGAAGTCTAAACCTAAAGATCTTGTGGCCCAAATTTTTCAGTCTTCCTGTCCATccttcaaacagaaaatgttcaaagtACAAAAGGGCATGAATGACACAATGAG GTACATTTTAATCGATTGGCTCGTGGAAGTGACCAGCATGAAGGACTTTTCCAGCTTGTGTCTGCACGTTACCGTGGCAAATGTAGATCGGTACCTGATGCTGCGCTCTGTACCCAGGGGTAGACTCCAGTTGTTGGGGATAGCCTGTATGGTTATCTGCACACG TTTTATTAGTAAAGAGATCCTCACAATTCGCGAAGCAGTCTGGCTTACGGACAACACTTACAAGTACGAAGACCTAGTACGAATGATGGGAGAGATCATTTCTGCACTTCGAGGAAAAATTAAA ACACCTACCATTCTGGATTATGCAGAAGTGCTGCTGGCAATATCTCCACTAGAAAGGCACACCGTCCATCTATTTAACTACATCTGCGAGCTGTCACTGCTCTATACAGACATCTCTGTTTATTCCCCCTCCATGACAGCTGCTGCTGCTTTGCTATTGGCTCGAGTGCTCCACAAGCAAG CCCTGCCATGGTCCAGCCAGCTTACAGAATCCACTGGATTTACATTAGAGAGTCTCATTCCATGTGTAATAACCCTGCATAAAAAATG CTTCCATAATGAAGTGCCCAGGGATTACAGGCAAGTCTCTCTGACTGCTGTAAAGCAAAGATTTGAGGATGAACGTCATCAGCAAATAAGCAAGGAAAAG GTGATGGATTACAATGAGCTGTGTAGTCTTCtgggaataaaagaggaaagtggaccttcaccaccttctgttcACACCGTTCCTGAGATCCAGACCTTTTTGACATCGCCTTCAGGCAACAAAACAAAACG ACGAAGAGAAGATAGTTTTCGAGAAGACAGAGGTAACTTTGTGGCAACTCCTATTGTTGAATTATCTAATCATGAGGACACCTTCCTGGGCGACTTCGTGGATCTGAGTTTAGACTTGTCCTGCACTGGGTATGAAGGAGACCAGGAAAGTGAAGAGGAGAAACATGTTGATA TTACTGATGCTGCTGGAGTTGAGGACGCAGCTGCGGCGAGTGGGAATTGTGAAGCAACAGATGAAGAGAGTGACGACAGCCTGCTGGATGATCAGCTGCTGCCTGGCTCACAGAGATCTGCAGCACCATGTGCCTTCCGAGAGCTGCAAGGGGAACTCAGCTCAGGCTACTCATCTGTGACCAGTGAAAGCTCCTCCTCCTCAGACACCAGACAGCCGTTGCCATCTACTTCAAGGCTGTCTCCCACAGTGGACCGCATGAACCCAACACCTTCCTCCTTCAGCACAGAAAGCTGGCACCTGCTCCACGAATCGGAACCCGAAGGGCACGGGAACTGGTCCCCGCCCTCTCGCAGGAGGCCTATCAAACGCAAGAATGGTGCAGAGCACAATAAAGGTGACTCGAACTTGGGTTTGAGGGTCTAA